The window ggtaccctgctttaatgaccattgggagctgatcgtattcgaatttagcttaaccctttaggtgtgaccctgatcgtattcgaatcagagtcgttaaatattctcatgatcactagggggcttcctgttcaaacataggtcgtattcgaaccaaagagaacataactatcggtaccctcttgatcggcacactgccaagctcactagggggcttcttgatcgtattcgaatcgtagctcaaccccttttgggaaccgacgtggatggtattcgaatcagcgtcgttaaacaattctcaaggtcatttgggggcttcctgttcaaacataggtcgtattcgaaccaaagagaacatagctgtcggtaccctcttgatcggcaacgccaaagccactaggggctatatgatcgtattcgaatcttagcttaacccctttgggacggttttctgatcgtattcggatcagaagcctcaaaatttttgaagtctctttttgcaaacaatttttggattttatttgaagctctttttcatatctaaagtgtatatgagtggttgttatttaacccggcttgattttcaatGATAAATCaccagcttatgacaatcatcatctatgtggaagcattggcttctaaggattgggttatcacccttactgcacaggtcatgtaaaccggcagtacaaattcaatatcacagtggttatatgtgagatattatgacccgccctgcggtaaaccaccaagggatcttgtgatctacttgtgtgcaggataagactacatttgggtggttacccgccctggcttttaacgttaagtcgccagggcatatgttgtttaaactctgtgcaggatttacagagctatgacttgcataaatgattaagttcaagcccatcatcaaagattgaaattggtgtctcaaaagggttatcaattcttgattttctcaaaggctataagccgccgggttataaaaattccggtttacaatggaggcgtattaaatcgtcatcggccaagagccgccgggtatttaaactccgggttTACTTATCAACcaatgaggtattcaaagtcgctttggcgcaatggctattattttatcaatggatataatttattctacaatggaaggaatagtcccgagtcgctgcaggcttacgacccgacacttgggggctacattattcaaagttgagattacatcaaatatgcaagtcccatgtcactgccagcatgcaccatggcacttgggggctaatgcaaagtcatttttactggccttattgaagacccgactcatcacattgtaatgagccggcccttgggggctaccaattgctcctgtcaacaattcaaggtacacaagtttaaatccattatattgaaaggtccactactcagttggaagagtacaaagctcttaaccttatggacgTGGGTTCGGGCCCCATGGAGAGGATTACAGCATATAGTATTCTTTTCAAGGAaatatatataaagtcccagctcaatattatcttactgagccggcccttgggggctacatgttgcTGCTCAAGTCTACATCTACAAAGTCCccgctcattattgcataatgacccggcccttggaggctacaCCGGTTGAAGTTTTGTGAGCATAAtacaattacaagtcccaggttgatgcaagcatgacaacccgtcacttgggggctacaggtaacaCAGATATAAGGAGAAATATTTTCGAATTCTTAGTTTTGAGCAAATcagattgacccggcgtcaccaatcattatgacctggtgtctgcaacaatcatagCCCGGCGTCatcaacaattatgacccggcgtcggcaacaattatgactcggtgccatcaatatttacaaaccggcaattttggtaatattaaaccggCAACTTCTACATCTTTAAACCGGCTGAATATCatatgagtatttcaagaccaatatttcttaagccggcgctttgaaagccgactcaagtggattattcttcacaatatttctctacaagagaccaatgtcagcaaattgactctgaagctggcttattgacccggacttttcaaaagaagtatctggattttttgcattgacaaagttgaaacatatctgctaaagaAGATTTactatgagatcatggacatatacatatcaacaaggaaatgacaaggacttaaagatgatcaggtgctggtttaggaaaatatttaacccggaacacaacctatcaagtttgttcttgtgtttattttacaggatcagtttaacatggataaatccaaattaaattgggggctaatgtcggggatataccacgcggtatgacccggccggaagtatgacccggccggacttggcggctcACAGAGACCCGGCGAGTATTTGGTGACTTACTGATAACCCCAACGGCGGATCAggcggacgacaaggcccaaggcccagcaggctggcttatactctggtgggccggcttaatgagaaagggatgacgaatatttcctttacgaggaagcaagacccggacttgtattcaacttgtaagaaaagatagactagtcttagtcctactaggactccgcatgtaacccgcccctctaacttatataaggagggccagggcaccccaaagagggacaagtaacaagaaacaatctctagggctagacacaaagagccggccgaTCCGGCGACtcactcatgatcataatgagacctagcctcaaacagcatgtagggttattaccggatgatgtttcccggggcccgaagttgtctaaatccttgtcttgtgttgtgtctctcgattccgcccaacccctctcaagctaccacatagatgcgttggcctcgcgactaagtcctgacactaaggacatctgccgtgacaattccacgacaggtccCAAAGCGATTTCCATGGTTGTCGAACTCCAAGGTGCGCTTACATGTCGGTCATCAACAATCACAGTTTGGTCTGATTCTGGCACATTTCTTGGACTATTATTCAGTTTTGGGGTCCTGGAGGCATTTCCATGATTGACAAACACCAAGGTgcgtttacgtgtcggtcatcaacactcACATATTTGGCCGATTCTTGTCCGTTTCATGCACTATTACTTAGCGTTTTGGGTACACAGAGCGATTTCCTCGATTTATGAACCCGGGGTGCGTTTATGTGTCCGTCGTCAACACTCACAGTTTGGTCCAATTCTGACCtgtttcgtggactattactcaccgtTTTTGGGTCCCGAAGCGATTTCCATAGTTGTTGAACCCCAAGGTGTGATTACGTGTTGGTCATCAACACCCGCAGTTTTGGCCGATTCTGGCCCGTTtcatggactattactcactgttttggggtcccAAAGCAATTTCCATGGTTGTCGAACTCCAAGGTGCGCTTACGTGTCGGTCATAAAAAATCATAGTTTGGGCCGATTCTTGCCCGTTTCTTGGACTATTACTCAGTTTTGGGGTCCCGGAGTCATTTCCATGATTGACGAACCCCGGGGTGCGTTTACATGTCGGTCATCAACACACACATATTTGGCCGATTCGTGTCCATTTCATGCACTATTACTCAGCGTTTTGGGGACCCGGAGCGATTTCCACGATTGATGAACCCCGATGTGCGTTTATGTGTCTGTCGTCAACACTCACAGTTTGGTCTAATTCTGACCtgtttcgtggactattactcaccgtTTCGGGGTCCCGAAGCGATTTCCATAGTTGTTGAACCCCAATGTGTGCTTACGTGTTGGTCATCAACACTCGTAGTTTTGGCTGATTCTGGCCCGTTtcatggactattactcactgttttggggtcccTTGTCGAACTCCAAGGTGCgcttacgtgtcggtcatcaacaatCACAGTTTTGGCCGATTCTGGCCCGTTTCTTGGACTATTACTCAGTTTTGGGGTCTCAGAGTCATTTCCATGATTGACGAACCCCGGGGTGCGTTTACGTGTTGGTCATCAACACTCACATATTTGGCCAATTCTTGTCCGTTTCGTGCACTATTACTCAGGGTTTTGGGACCCAGAGcgatttccacgattgacgaacccCGGGGTGCGTTTATGTGTCCGTCGTCAACACTCACAGGTTTGGCCAATTCTGACCCGTTTCATGGACTATTACTCACCGCTTTGGGGTCTTGAAGCGATTTCCGTAGTTGTTGAAACCCAAGGTGTGCTTACGTGTTGGTCATCAACACTCGCAGTTTTGGCCGATTCTGGCCCGTTTCATGGACTATTACTCACCATTTTGGGGTCCCAAAGCGATTTCCATGGTTGTCGAACTCCAAGGTGCGCTTACATGTCGGTCATCAACAATCACAGTTTGGTCCGATTCTGACACGTTTCTTGGACTATTACTCAGTTTTGGGGTCCTGGAGGCATTTCCATGATTGATTGACAAACACCGGGGTgcgtttacgtgtcggtcatcaaaaCTCACATATTTGGCCGATTCTTGTCCGTTTCATGCACTATTACTTAGCGTTTTGGGTACACAGAGCGATTTCCTCGATTGATGAACCCGGGGTGTGTTTATGTGTCCGTCGTCAACACTCATAGTTTGGTCCAATTCTGACCtgtttcgtggactattactcaccgtTTGGGGGTCCCAAAGCAATTTCCATAGTTGTTAAACTGCAAGGTGTGATTACGTGTTGGTCATCAACAACCGCAGTTTTGGCCGATTCTGGCCCGTTTCATGGACTATTACTCACCGTTTTGGGGTCCCAAAGCGATTTCCATGGTTGTCGAACTCCAAGGTGCGCTTACGTGTCGGTCATAAAAAATCACAGTTTGGGCCGATTCTTGCCCGTTTCTTGGACTATTACTCTGTTTTGGGGTCCCGGAGTCatttccacgattgacgaaccccggggtgcgtttacgtgtcggtcatcaacacaCACATATTTGGCCGATTCGTGTACATTTCATGCACTATTACTCAGCGTTTTGGGGACCTGGAGCGATTTCCATGATTGATGAACCGCGGTGTGCCTTTATGTGTCTGTCATCAACACTCACAGTTTGGTCTAATTCTGACCtgtttcgtggactattactcaccgtTTCGGGGTCCCGAATCGATTTCCATAGTTGTTGAACCCCAAGGTGTGCTTACGTGTTGGTCATCAACACTCACAGTTTTGGCCGATTCTGgcccgtttcgtggactattactcactgttttggggtcccTTGTCGAACTCCAAGGTGCgcttacgtgtcggtcatcaacaatCACAGTTTTGGCCTATTCTGGCCCGTTtcatggactattactcactgttttggggtcccATAGCGATTTCCATGGTTGTCGAACTCCAAGATGCgcttacgtgtcggtcatcaacaatCACAGTTTGGGCCAATTCTTGCCCGTTTCTTGGACTATTACTCAATTTTGGGGTCCAGGAGTCATTTCCATGATTGGCGAAACACAGGGTgcgtttacgtgtcggtcatcaacactcACATATTTGGCCGATTCTTGTGCATTTCATGCACTATTACTCAGCATTTTGGGGACCCAAAGCAATTTCCACGATTGATGAACCCCGGGGTGCGTTTATGTGTCCGTCGTCAACACTCATAGTTTGGTCCAATTCTGACCTGTTTCGTGGACTTTTACTCACCGTTTGGGGGTCCCAAAGCAATTTTCATAGTTGTTAAACCCCAAGGTGTTCTTACGTGTTGGCTATCAACACTTGCAGTTTTGGCCGATTTTGGCCCGTTTCATGGACTATTGctcactgttttggggtcccAAAGCGATTTCCACGGTTGTCGAACTCCAAGGTGCgcttacgtgtcggtcatcaacaatCACAGTTTGGTCCGATTTTGCCTGTTTCTTGGACTATTACTCAGTTTTGGGGTCCCGGAGTCATTTCCATGATTGACGAACCCCGAGGTGCatttacgtgtcggtcatcaacactcACATATTTGGCCGATTATAGTCCGTTTCGTGCACTATTACTCAGCGTTTTGGGGACCCAGAGCTatttccacgattgacgaacccCGGGGCGCGTTTATGTGCCAGTCGTCAACTCTCACAGTTTTGGCCAATTCTGACCCATTTgttggactattactcactgttttggggtcccGAAGCGATTTCCATAGTTGTTGAACCCTAAGGTGTGCCTACGTGTTGGTCATCAACACTCACAGTTTTGGCCGATTCTGACCCGTTTCATGGACTATTACTCATTGTTTTATGGTCCCAAAGCGATTTCCATGGTTGTCGAACTCCAAGGTGCgcttacgtgtcggtcatcaacaatCACAGGTCTGGCCGATTCTGGCCCGTTTTTGGAATATTACTCTGTTTTGGGGTCTCGTAGTCatttccacgattgacgaacccctgggtgcgtttacgtgtcggtcatcaacaatCACATATTTGGCCGATTCATGTCCGTTTCATGCACTATTACTCAACGTTTTGGGGACCGAGAGCGATTTCGACGATTCATGAACCCCGGGGTGCGTTTATGTGTCCGTCGTCAACACTCACAGTTTGCTCCAATTCTGACCTGTTTCATGGACTATTACTCACCGTTTTGGCGTCCCGAAGCGATTTCCATAGTTGTTGAACCCCAAGGTGTGCTTACGTGTTGGTCATCAACACCCGCAGTTTTGGCCGATTCTGGCCCGTTtcatggactattactcactATTTTGGGGTCTCAAAGCGATTTCCATGGTTGTCGAACTCCAAGGTGCGCTTACGTGTCGGTCATGAAAAATCACAGTTTCGGCACATATTTGGCCGATTATAGTTCGTTTCGTGCACTATTACTCAACATTTTGGGGACCTAGAGCTATTTTCACGATTGACGAACCCCGGGGTGCGTTTATGTGTCAGTCGTCAACACTCACAGTTTGGTCCAATTCTGACCTGTTTCGTGGGACTATTACTCACCGTTTTGGGGTCCCGAAGCAATTTCCGTAGTTGTTGAACCACAAGGTGTGCTTACGTGTTGGTCATCAACACTCACAGTTTTGCCCGATTCTGGCCCATTTCATGCACTATTGCTCACTGTTTTATGGTCCCAAAGCGATTTCCATGGTTGTCGAACTCCAAGGTGCGCTTACGTGTCGGTCATTAACAATCACAGGTTGGGCCGATTCTGGCCCGTTTCTTGGAATATTACTTTGTTTTGGGGTCTCGTAGTCatttccacgattgacgaacccCGGGGTGCGTTTACGTGTGGGTCATCAACACTCACATATTTGGCCGATTCATGTCTGTTTCATGCACTGTTACTCAACGTTTTGGGGACCTAGAGCGATTTCTACGATTCATGAACCCCGGGGTGCGTTTATTTGTCTCTCGTCAATACTCACAGTTTGATCCAATTCTGATCtgtttcgtggactattactcaccgtTTTGGGGTCCCGAAGCGATTTCCGTAGTTGTTGAACCCCAAGGTGTGCTTACGTGTTGGTCATCAACACCCGCAGTTTTGGCCGATTCTGGCCCGTTTCATGAACTATTACTCACTATTTTGGGGTCCCAAAGCGATTTCCATGGTTGTCGAACTCCAAGGTGCGCTTACGTGTCGGTCATGAAAAATCACAGTTTGGGCACATATTTGGCCGATTCTTGTCCGTTTCATGCACTATTACTCAGCGTTTTGGGGACCCAGAGCAATTTCTACGATTGATGAACCACGGGGTGCATTTATGTGTCCGTCGTCAACACTCACAGTTTGGTCCAATTCTGACCtgtttcgtggactattactcactgttttgaACTGAATCTCGCAAATGCTTTTGGCCTTCATATGCCTCTTATCTAGAAAATTCAAGTCCCTTTCCGTTATGCTATTATGCCTCCCCACAAAATTCTTGGATCCCTCTCTCTTGCTACTTAACATGCTGTGCAAGTGTACAACTTATACGTGAATACACTAGAAAAACATGATATGCTTTATTTGTTCTCGTATAAATCCAACAAAGTAGTAAATGCACTTGTCTTACATATATCAGACAGAGTGGGGTAACCTCTGCAAATAAACAGCAGGCAATTTGCCTTCACTAGCAATGGTTCTGCATATAGATACAAAAAATGTTCGATCTTTGCGCGTTATTTTATAACCTGTAAGACAGAATTTCATGTGCTGCTCTGTTCTCCAAATATTGGTATACAACTGATGTGATCCTTCGTCGAATAGTTTTAAACTTGTTTAGCTCATTTGCCATGGTAAAGAACTAAAGATAGGCTGTTTCATCGTCTTTCACTAAGTAATCATGAAATGTCAGCTTTATTTTACAGCTTTAAAGATACAAATCTTTGTGCTTCTTTTGATGTAGATAGGAATAGTGCATACATGGCTTTGCAGAGTCAATTTTTGCCCTTTTATCGCATCAAAACTTACCACATACTATTATGTGACGCTTTCGCTACGAGGGGCTTAAGCAGGAGCATGATAAGAAGGTGGGGCTGCTAACGAAGCAGGAGGTGAGGGGTGTGGACTACCTCAAGATGGAGAAGAACGGGATGGAGATGGAGAGCCTCGAGTCCAAGATGCTGGTGGCCACCCAGTCCATCGACACCACCACCTCCGAGATCATCAGGCTCAGAGAATCAGAGCTATTCCCTCAGCTACTTGAGCTGGTTGCTGGGTCAGTACCACACTACCATCACTCCTCACTCATTCATTTACCGTATGCATCCAGTACTGGTACCTCACATGTCTCACTACTTCCTGTATCTGTCGTTTTTTGCATAGTACTACTTGCATATGCATGGTCaagaaataaataaatataaGCTTGATGATATAGCTAGGCTGGACATATGAACCACGGAAAGGAGCTTCCCACATGAGGCCTGTGATAACAGCAGTGCCATTTGTTCTTTGCTGTTTTGATCCTGCCAACCACTGATTCAGACCATGCATGCTGCTGTTTCTCTTTGGTCCTCATGTAAATGCACCCTTGGCACTGTAGCAAGTCAACACTCACTGGTTTGCAAGGATGTCATTTACATCTAGTTGAACCAACATTGAAGGAAATCTTAGTTCTTAGGCGTGTTACTTTCGAATCACCGGCATTAGTTCTTTGTACCACTAGCATATTGATAACATTAGTTACAATATTTCCCACTAGCCACAATGAACATAGCACAATCTATGCACAACACAATACATACGGTTATTGAACTAAAATCAATCAATGTCCTGAGTATTTAATACAAACAAAGGTAATCCCCTAAGCATAAGTAACATGAGAAGAAACCATGTGAGAATATGCAGAACTCGTACCTGTATCTGATCTTTGTTACAGCAGTGATATTTCAAACAGTCCAGCAGGCCTCTTTCTTAATGCTTTTCTTGTGATTTTGTGTCAACAGACTTAGGAGACACCCAAGAGCTTGATGATCAATGGCTATGTAAAACTTGACGAGCATTTTACTTGAATAGGGAAACAGACTAGGCAGGATTTCAGTCGACTGTTGGGGTAACAGTGTAGTAAAGTGAGCAACCAAACTATCAGAAGAAACTGTACAGTAAACAAACAAATACGAGTGATTCAAATTTCAAATATATTTTATAGACACTTGTCAAATCTGATGTACAATGGCAAACATGATGGTTATAATATATCCAAATAACAATATCCTCTCTAAGAGTTTAACTCAAAAGTGCATTTTTGAATCCAAAGTAGCTAGCATAAAGTGAAAGGTTGTTGATTGGCCCAAAGTTCTTTTCTCTACAAAAGAGTGTAATCTTAACCAATGATTGTTTCCAACATGCAAGGACGTGACCACACAAATTTATATATCTTAATCTCATATGCTATCAAGCTTTTCAAGTGCAGTTACCAAGCACCGCTTTTATTTAAGGAAgaagttgctgatttttttattTAAATAGTTGATACCTAACTAGGTGAACGAGAAAATTTCTTTTCCCTATTCGTGCATGTTTGCTAGTACTATTTGGTTGAACTGATGCAATTTGCGTACTAACAAGTTTTCACTTTCGCGACGTGGGCGCAGAGGTGATCGACGCTGACTAGCACGACCCGGTGGCGCTGTGCTCTTCAACCACTCGGAGACGGACTTCGCCGTGAAGCCTGGTTGCCATGTCGCACAGATGATCGTCCAGGTGATTTCGACGCCGGAGGTCGCCGAGGTGTGGAGGACCTTGACGCCATCGTCCGGGGGAGGGAGGATTCGAGTCCACCAACGTCTGAACTCTGAGCCTAGGTAGATACATCTAGAGAAGTGGTCTGTTTAGGTTGGTGGTAGACCACTAGGGAAGGTACCCACCTTATGATAATGGTTGTGTGTATCTGATGTTAAATCGAATCTTGAGATGGTTCTGTGACATGTTAAATGGAATATTGAGATGGTTCAGTGACATTCGTTTGTTTTGCATTGGACGTATTGCCATTCATGAATACTACAtctaatttttatttttttaattcctaaattgttagtagtagcgtggggaGGAAACTGAGCGCTACTAGTATATAGGATACTAGTAGCGTTGGTTTTTTACCCATGCTACTACTATTTCATTAATAGTAGCGCGTGTACGTAATAGCAGCAGCGTGGGTGGCACACGCTACTACTAACaaagttagtagtagcgcgggtttaacccacgctactactaactatTAGCTGTAGCGCGatactagtagcgcgggtaccCGCGCTGCTAGTAGcacttttcctagtagtgtcataTCCTCGTTGTTCTCATCTTGTTTATCctaagttgttggtgcacttagtgaGCCTATTTATATTTAGGATTTATGCTTAAAAGTATCCGCTTAGTTTATTTCCGCATTAGGATATAGCCAAATCCGTAAAAGattttaaaacgcctattcacccccctctaggcgacatcgtGGTCCTTTCAGAGGGCGTGTTTTAGTCGCGGCCGAAGGGGAAGACACGGCTTCCATAACCTCTCAAACACCACCGTCGGCGGTACGCCTTCACCGGCCGTGGGCATCGGCACGGGCCCGGGAACGCCAGACCTTCTGCTGCATCCTCAAGGGGCGCTCGCCAAGGAAGCTCGCTCAAGCAGATCGACAACAGCGACGATGGCAAGATCCTGGTTTATGGTTAATTGTATCCAGCTCTACTGATACATGTTTAGACTGTTGTATATGATGAATCCTATACTTTACTAAAAAATTAATTTGGTCATTGTTAGTTATCACACTTGCTGTTGTTGGTCCTTTCACTTAACATGTTCGTTGTCTTGTCATGTTCTTCTGGGCTATGGATTTATAATGATTTAATGCTTACAGTTGGAATTGATTTGGTTTGCCCTATCCTAGCAACCGTCCCTACTGGCATCCAatactttttcctttttttacttGATTATATCTTGCTAATTTTGCCTTTTTTACTTTATTTGTTTGCAGCCATCTAGGAAGAGGACGACATCGACGATTTGTTGTGTTCAGAGATCTAGGACGACATCGATGATTTGTTGTGTTCAGAGATCTAGGACGACATCCATCGAGCCCGACCATGACTGCCACCACCATAACGCGCCCCACAAGGTACCCTGCTCTAGATGGCTGGATTGTTACCTTACATACAGCCCAGTATTATGCTCTTTTTTTCCACACTCCACTGAAATGTTATAGTCTAGCTATTTCATAATTACCTTACAACCAAGGATGTTATTTTtttcgttcttctttaataaTTCGTCAAGCCTCTTAGTGTTATAGCCTAGTTGTTCTTTAATAACCATGTTAGTGTGGCAACTTCCTATGTCAATTTTTGCTTCCTTATGTTGGATGAATGAATCCACTCTCTGGAACAATTCATGGATGATCTGCATTTAATTACTGCCCCTGTGACTAGCACCTACTAGCTGAGTTGTTGAATGCTTTTCTTCTATGCAGCATCTGTGCTTATCAAAATGAAGAAGCCATCCGTCATGCGAAGGCTGCTCTAGAGGTGATGATTCTGTTCCCCTTCTGCCGCTTTGGTTTACTGTCCTCTTCTGTTTCATGCACCATACATGTGTGTGGGGCCTAGATGCAGAGTTTTCTACTGGAGTATAAAGGGATGGGTTAAGTATGCAGCAGTTATATTGATTGCAAGCAGGACATGATGCTCTTTATCTGATTACCCATCCTTCTATTATGTATTTCCCTCAGATCAACCCAGACTCTGCAAAAGTCTACAAGACTCATGGAATGCCTAACGCTATGCTTGGCAAGTGGGAGGAAGCTGCTTGCGATCTACATTCCGCGTCAAACATCAACTATGATGATGTGATCAATGCGTGCTTGAGAAGGTGGGATGTTGCTACAGTAACTATGTTGTCTATGTATGTTACACAATGCACATGCTCATATTTTTCAGATCCACTACTGTGCTTGATATGGTTAAAACTTTGGATGCCTGATGCATATGTTTGTTACTCGGTTTGAACATTGAACAAATTTCCTGCTCTCTATTTCTCTCTGCACATGAGTAGTAATTAGTTTGTTAGGTTTGAGTGATGGGATCATGATCCGGGAACTAATTATTTCCTCCGTGGCAGGAGTAATTTTTTAATTCAGGTCGGCAAAGCGGCCGGTAAAAGGTGGAAGAGCGAATCGGTAAGTGTTCGTTGCCTAGGAAGCTTCTGATTAATTCCACCTTGTTAGGTTTGGCTAATATGTTGATGATTTGTCGATGCGTGTGCTGGCATGTGAGTTATGTGGCTTTCCTTTTTTTCCAGGAAAAAGGCGCCCTATGCGCGACCTTCTcttcatccatccatccatccgtCCTTCCTTCTTTCCCCTGGTTCGGGAGCATTCTTGGACTGCAGGTTTCTTGCTCCACATTTTCTTGTGCTTAATTGTGTCTTGAAAGAAATCCAGCAGTTACACTAATAAGTTGGGTTATACTAATTTTCCAGCTTGCTCTTTTACTTTAGTATATATATCAGTGTTTAATATGTTGGTGTGCCTTTTTTGCTTCTTATATATATCAGTGTATAATGTCTGGTTCACTAGTTGTGACCAAATCAAACTAGTGACTGAGCAATTATATATACACTAATAAGTTGGGTTATACCAATTTTCCAGCTTGCTCTTTTAGTTTAGTATATATGTTAGTGTTTAAT is drawn from Aegilops tauschii subsp. strangulata cultivar AL8/78 chromosome 1, Aet v6.0, whole genome shotgun sequence and contains these coding sequences:
- the LOC109749681 gene encoding FAM10 family protein At4g22670 isoform X2 encodes the protein MTATTITRPTSICAYQNEEAIRHAKAALEINPDSAKVYKTHGMPNAMLGKWEEAACDLHSASNINYDDVINACLRRSNFLIQVGKAAGKRWKSESEKGALCATFSSSIHPSVLPSFPWFGSILGLQNI
- the LOC109749681 gene encoding uncharacterized protein isoform X1 gives rise to the protein MTATTITRPTSICAYQNEEAIRHAKAALEINPDSAKVYKTHGMPNAMLGKWEEAACDLHSASNINYDDVINACLRRSAKRPVKGGRANRKKAPYARPSLHPSIHPSFLLSPGSGAFLDCRTSDSCVLFAGCTHLIPSSLSVCCGRQGPIISSNLKCWLVHFLLF